A segment of the Bufo bufo chromosome 5, aBufBuf1.1, whole genome shotgun sequence genome:
tccgtccagacttacaatgtaagtcaatgggggcggatccgcttgaagatgacaccatatggctcaatcttcaagcggatccgttccccattgacttacaatgtaaagtctgaacggatccgctcagacaactttcacacttagaaaattttctaagttttaatgcagacgcatccgttctgaacagatgcgaacgtctgcattatcggagcggatccgtctgatgaaacatcagacggatccgctccgaacgctagtgtgaaagtagcctaaaagggttgtcctaagATGTAAACTTATCCTCTAtcgacaggataggggataagtatctgattgtTGGAGGGACCAATCATGAGAACAAGGGCCCCAAGTCCCCCGAATGAATGGTGACATGGTTGAGCAAGCACTCTTCCACTCcaatcattctctatgggactagcggagatagctgagcactgtacgtggctatttccagcagtcccatacagGATAAGTGGTGTGGTATTGCACatgcttagggtccattcacacgtccgcatctgttccgcaattttgcaggaacaggtgcagacccattcattttcaatggggccggaatgtgctgtccgcatccgcatttgcggatctgcaaaaaaaaaaaagaacatgtcctattcttgtctgcaattgcggacaagaaaaggcattttctatgagagtgccggcgatgtgcggtccgcaaaatgcggaatgtacattgccggtgtcagtgttttgcagatccacaatttgcggatctgcaaaacatacagacgtgtgaatggacctttaacCACCTCTCCATTTATTCTAGTGACTCAGGACCCTCATTCCCGTAATCGGTGAGTGTCTCACCGATCTGACAGTTATGCCTTATCCTGTTAATAGGGGATAATTTTATATCTTGGGGCAATCCCATTAACTAGGGTCTTTTCATAAGAGTTATCTCCTGTTCAATATTTTGCTGCTATATGATACAaacagacttttttggcaattacTGTATATTAATAAGGCAGGCCATCAGGAATaggtctattttttttctgggaatttaattttattgatggcctatccttaggttaGGTCAtaaatatgagattggtgggagtccgactcctgacacccctgttaaTCAACTCTTTGAGGAAGCTGTGGCACTCACCGGAACTACCACAGCCCCCATGTAGCTTGCCAAACACAGTGCTGTCAATTggatcacttgaatgggactgagctgcaccttggCCATGTcaccgatgaacatgacatcactggcctaagaGGCCTAAGCAATCTTAGAGCACTGCAgtgtcttcatacagctgatggtgggggtgccgggagttgaacccccaccaatcacatactgatgacctatcctgaggataggccatcaatatgaaactcAGGCGACCACTTTGAGCATTTGATTTGAAATTCACCTTTTTTATATGTCAAAACAACCTCTTTGAAAATGTGCAATGATGACCGATTTCTACAGCCGGAAGCTTAATGAGGCGCTATAATCCTGGATATTTATCCCATTCTGATAAAGGTTCACAGCTCGTCAGCTATGGAAAGAGTCAGCTCCTTTCCGACTACAGCAGTAATAGATAAATGCTTAACTtatggcataaacctgtaccaTCTGCCTAGATACATAAATACCAGAGAAGCATACATTTACAAATGCGAACATCTACCATGCTAGCAATACAAGGACATGCGGCTCCTGCGCAGCGCTTCGCTTATTAAGTAAGCCGGGCTTAATTCAGGCTCCTCAGTCATAATTACTATATTCTGCCATTCACTGGTCTGGTTAGATTTTTTTATCATGTCCACTACACAAAGAGCATGAAGACAGTCATCAAAGGTAGCTGCCATTGTCAGCGGCCTGCCATCCCAGGTTCTCCTGTCCTCCTGGTCCTGAAACGCCTGGCGTACCGCCTGCACCATTTTGATAGTCCCTATAAGATATGGAGAAGGAATATCGCTAAAAGCCGTTTCAGGCAAGAGGGAATTGCTGATAGGTGTGGAGTCTTTTAAAAGTAATTCTTGCTCAGAGgaattgttcctctgtccatagaGATCCGTCCCCGTTACATTTAGTCTTCCAGATGATCCGACAACTGTTATGTCTTGTTTAAACTCCCCGGGAATGTTAAAGTTGAGGGTAACGGTACAGCACACTCCACCTTCAAGGACCATCTGAAATGTGCAGAAATCATCGCTGGTTATCTGTCGGATTCCATTTATATGGTCTGTCTGCTTTACAAAAGTTTTCAAAAATCCGTGGACCTTCACTGCTTTCTGGTTGGTTAGGAAAGTCAAGAGGTCTATAATGTAGCTACCAACAGAATGCAGTCCACCACCACCCATGAGATCATCACAGCTCCAGTTGTACTTCTTTCCCAGTAGACTTCCACTGTGGACCTGGACCTCGCACACTTGAAGTTCTCCCACATATCCTTCTTGGATCAGCTGCTTCATCTGTACAAAAGCAGGCAGAAACCGCAAGACATTCCCCATGATGCTCAAAAGTTTAGGATAATAGTGGGCAGCCGACATCATTCGGAAGGCATCAAGGGGTGTTGCTGTCCTGTCACAGATGACGTTCTTACCAATCCCtgcaggaaaataagaaaaagattAGACTTATATATAACAACATCATGTTTTATGGCAAAAAAAGTGTATAATGGGGTACAATTAGTAATCCTGTCTAAAATACGGACTGCGTAAACTAACAGTAGGCAGTATAAAGAGGCGCTAAATGTATCACAGAGGCTCAGACtggttgataaatttggtgcatagcCAGACAGTTTTGGCTAATTTTACACCATCAGTTGCCGCACTTTGTGCCAATTTTGTGCACCGTATGCCAGCCCCTTTATTCGAAACAACGCCctttaagccatgcccccttgtcAAACCAGTAATTCTTTTTGGCGCATTTGCTTCATAAATAGGTCTAAAATCTGAGGCGACATTGTGAGCCAGAGGTGTGCCATATTCTGGCGGATTTTACAACAAATTCTAGGCACAATCAATAAGTAGATGTGGGCCATTGTTTCTGAAGTTTGTGGCACATACAGTTTCTTGCTAAAATGACTTCAGATATGATGTCAGACTGCATCTGTatcgcaaaaaataaaatatgctgCATATATCTGCTGCGGAGTTTGGATGCcacatgtggatgagatttgtgAAAATCAAATtgactttgctgctactgtaaatgcTGCAAATTGTGGACAATCTGCAGTGTTTACGCTAGATGTGGTGGTACCCTAACTGACTGATTATTGGCCCATGGAAAAGGGCCCTCagactgggttcacacctgagcgttttacagcgcgttcctacgtgctgtaaaacgctcaacaggcaagaaccaatgatttcCTATAgtcgaaaaacgccctacgccccaagaagtacaggagcttttttggggtgtagtgtcgcgcgttcccgtacatagacttccgggaatgcgcgacaatgggcgtttgcttgtttgccGGCCGCGTAAGTAAACGCCCGAaataatcgcgcatacagagagctCCTTTAGTacgctaaggctgggttcagacctgagcgtctttgatatgcgcgtttaacgcgcgtttttgacgcgcgttttttgcaatagtaaacgcgcgtttgacgcgcgtttgtgtgattgactgcaatgtcctatggccacaaacgcgcgtcaaaacgccccaaagaagctcaagtacttgtttgagcgtagggcgttttacagcgcgtttttcagcgctgtaaaacgctcaagtgagaaccagggccatagggaagcattggttttcatgtgttgagcgttttacagcgcgtttgaacgcgctgtaaaacgctcaagtgtgaacccagcctaaggtgtgaacccagcgttagtGTCAGCTGAGTATTTATCTTGTTTTTGGTGCAGTTTATATgtggtttttggtgcggatttgatgtGGATTTTCCGCAGATATCactcttccattgaaaaggggtaAAATCTGCACGTTTTTACCCTTTTCagtggaagggtgagatctgcggaaAATCCACATCAAATCTGCACTGAAAACCGCACCAAAAAACGTGATAAATAGTGCGGATTTCAtgcatattttctgcacatgaatctgcatcgtgtgcagccacccttaggctcaattcacacctgagcgttttacagcgcgttcctacgcgctgtaaaacgctcaacaaggagaaaccaatgcttccctatgggaatggttctcacctgggcgttttacagcgcgtacgatcgcgctgtaaaacgcccgacgctcacacaagtacaggagcgtttttttgggcgcttgtcgcgcgttcccgtacatagactttcgggaacgcgcgacactgtgtgcacacttgtctctgtatgcgcgcttgtaaacgtccgtacaatcgcgcatacagagcgctcctttcagaacgctcaggtgtgaattgagccttagggtGTGTTCACATGGCAGGTTCTGACACTGTCAAATAGTTGCTCACTTTGAATGGTGTGGACCTGCTCACGTTGAATAGATCTAAACCGCGAGCGTACACCTGCCGCAGCCGCAAGTGTCATCTGTCCGCACACTGCACCGATAAGGGACATGTTCCTTCTTGACGTTGTTGAGGCTTGAAACTCTTGGCTCGTGAACTGCAGCGCTGCCTCCCACTGAAGACAATGGGAAGTAATCACCTTTCAGCCTCTGACAGAGTTTCGCAGCAGTGTCCGAGCCAAAATTCTAATAGCAAATTCGCCACATGAAT
Coding sequences within it:
- the GFOD1 gene encoding glucose-fructose oxidoreductase domain-containing protein 1 — its product is MLPGVGVFGTSLTSRVIIPLLKEEGFSVKALWGRTQEEAEELAQEMSVPFYTNRIDDVLLHQEVDLVFINLPPPLTKQIAVKTLGIGKNVICDRTATPLDAFRMMSAAHYYPKLLSIMGNVLRFLPAFVQMKQLIQEGYVGELQVCEVQVHSGSLLGKKYNWSCDDLMGGGGLHSVGSYIIDLLTFLTNQKAVKVHGFLKTFVKQTDHINGIRQITSDDFCTFQMVLEGGVCCTVTLNFNIPGEFKQDITVVGSSGRLNVTGTDLYGQRNNSSEQELLLKDSTPISNSLLPETAFSDIPSPYLIGTIKMVQAVRQAFQDQEDRRTWDGRPLTMAATFDDCLHALCVVDMIKKSNQTSEWQNIVIMTEEPELSPAYLISEALRRSRMSLYC